Proteins encoded together in one Blastocatellia bacterium window:
- a CDS encoding 3',5'-cyclic-nucleotide phosphodiesterase — MKVRLLPSAAGRKSQLQALTSFLINDCLAVDAGSLGFALKPEEMGQVHCVIITHAHSDHTASLPIYVAEAYTVLEGPVVIYGLEPVVEALKEHVFNDQIWPDFRNILLPASDQPTIEFRVLVPHETVEIAGLRVTPIPVNHVVPNAGLIVEDDDAAVLFTSDTYCTDELWAAAKERSHLRAVFVDVSFPNELGWLAEASKHLTPELLASELGKLGRDVEVFAVHIKPTNRQEVIRQLGELQMLKVGVGEIDRVYEW; from the coding sequence TTGAAAGTCAGGCTACTGCCGAGCGCCGCCGGACGCAAGTCACAGTTGCAAGCGTTGACCTCGTTCCTCATCAATGACTGCCTGGCGGTTGATGCGGGCAGCCTCGGCTTTGCGCTCAAGCCCGAAGAGATGGGCCAGGTGCACTGTGTGATCATCACGCACGCGCACAGCGATCATACCGCCTCGCTGCCCATCTATGTCGCCGAAGCCTACACCGTGCTCGAAGGGCCGGTGGTCATTTATGGGCTGGAGCCGGTCGTCGAGGCGCTCAAAGAGCATGTCTTCAATGACCAGATATGGCCGGACTTTCGCAATATCCTGCTGCCCGCGAGCGATCAGCCGACGATTGAGTTTCGCGTCCTGGTGCCGCACGAAACCGTCGAGATCGCCGGCCTGCGCGTGACGCCGATCCCGGTCAATCATGTCGTCCCCAACGCCGGGCTGATTGTCGAAGATGACGACGCGGCGGTGCTGTTCACCTCCGACACCTACTGCACGGATGAGCTATGGGCGGCGGCGAAAGAGCGCTCGCACCTGCGCGCCGTCTTTGTTGATGTGTCGTTCCCGAATGAGCTGGGCTGGCTGGCCGAGGCGTCCAAGCACCTGACGCCCGAGTTGCTGGCTTCTGAGCTGGGCAAGCTCGGCCGCGACGTCGAAGTTTTTGCCGTCCATATCAAACCGACCAACCGGCAAGAGGTGATTCGTCAGCTCGGCGAGTTGCAAATGCTAAAGGTCGGCGTCGGCGAAATTGACCGCGTGTACGAATGGTAA